ACGGGTGTTTGTGAACACGATCGTCCCGCCTTCTGGTTTTTGCTTTAGAAGCTTTTCAAAAATAGGCCAGCGAAGACCGTCGATCACAGTTTCATTTTTTGTTTTTAAAGTTTTAACAACTTTACCAGCTCCGCTAGAGCGAACCACTTCCGCCTTTTCAAAAAGAGAAGTCATAAGCTCTTGCACACGTTTAGAAACAGTTGCAGAAAAAAGAGCTAGAGGGATGTCGTCTGGACAAGCTTTTACGATCATTTCTGATTCGGTTAAAAACCCGTCGTCCAGCATCTGATCGGCTTCATCAAATACGATCATGCGCACGTCAGAAAAGTTAATCAGGTCCTTTTCCATTAACTGGGTAAGGCGGCCTGGGGTAGCTAATAGAATTTCAAAGGCACCCTCGATACTGCGGCGACTTTGTTCAAAGGTTGTTCCACCCAGTACCGGGCGAACTCTTAAACGGGTGTCGTGGGTATATTGCTTAAATACTTTAGAAACTTGTTCACCCAAATCTCTTGAAGGTACAAGAACTATCGCGCGTGGCATGGCCGCTTCTGTTACCGAATTACCTTCGTTTTCGAACGATTTTAAAAGATGTAAGATCGGAAGAGCATAAGTCAGGGTTTTACCACTGCCTGTTTCAGAAACCCCAACTACGGACTGGCCTGACATCAACAACGGGATAGCGTTTCGTTGAATCTCGGTAGGAGTATAAATTTTAAGGGTTTTTAAGGTCTTAATTAGGGATGGCAATAAGCCAAAATCAGGAAATGTATTCATAGGCCCGGAGTATATCTGATTTCACCTCCCCAGCACCCACTTACCCTTCAGGGTGTAAAAAAGGCAGGTAGTGACCAATCTCAAGACAGCCCCGATAGGCATTTTTTTCTTTCTAGTTTCGCTCGAAGGGCCCCCATGGTAAACCTGCTCATCCATTTTTCCCAAAAAACGAAGAGGTTCGCCGTGAAGTTCGAAAAATTCCATCTATCTGAAGATTTAGTCCGTAACCTCAACGACAATGGTTTTTTTAGAACAACGGATATTCAGTACAAGGCAATTCCATCGATCATGAAGGGCGAAGATGTTCTCGCGATCGCCCAAACCGGTACTGGTAAAACTGCAGCCTTTGCGATTCCGATTATTAATGAAATTCATAGCAACAAAAGCAGCAAGCGGTCTTTAGGAATTAAGTGCCTAGTGATGGTGCCAACCCGTGAGCTAGCTCAGCAAATTGGTGAAGTATTTAATCGCCTTTCTAAACACACAAAAGTAAAACCCTTCGCTGTATTCGGCGGGGTTGAACAAGATGCGCAAATCAAAAAACTGGAAGACGGTATTGATATTCTTATCGCCACCCCAGGGCGTATGTTTGATTTGATCAGCCAGGGTTTCATCGATATCAGCCATATTGAAACCTTGGTTCTTGATGAAGCCGATCACATGTTGGATTTGGGATTCATTGAAGACATCGAATCTATTAAGCGTAAAATCACTCGTCGCCATCAGACTTTATTCTTTTCTGCGACGATCAATCCTGAAATTAAAAAATTAGCTTTTTCCCAAGTACGCAGTAATGCCATTCGTATTCAGGTTTCCCCTGAAGATCCAGTTTCTAAAAATGTCGCGCACTTTGTGATGTTTGTGGAAATGGATGATAAGCGCTTTTTCTTGGCGGAATATCTTAAGCAAAACGAAGAAGGAAAGTTTATCATCTTCGTTCGCACCAGAGTCCGCGCTGAACGCGTCGCTAAGGCATTAGAACGTGCAGAGATTCAAAGTCTGACAATTCACGGAGGCAATGATCAAGCAGACCGCGCTGAAGTTATGAAGGCCTTCCGCAATGGTGACTGCAAAGTTTTGATTGCTACTGACGTGAGTGCTCGCGGTATCGATATTCCTGATGTTACGCATGTGATTAACTATGACCTTCCTGAAAAGCCAGAAAACTATGTTCATCGCATCGGACGAACGGGACGCGGTTTCAACAAAGGGATTGCTGTGTCCTTCTGCAGCCAAGAAGAAAAACCTTTGCTAGAGGATGTTGAGACTTTGCTTACGAAAAAAATTGAAGAAATCAAAGTTAGCAAAAATTCTTATCAAGCCATTGTAGCTCAACCCGATTTAGGATTAAGCTTACAAGAAATGGTGTTAGCGGAAGAGGCTCGTTTTTCGAAGGGTAAGAAAAAGAAGTAACATCCTATGTTGCAGTTAGCTTTATTCTTAATTGCAAATTTAATTCTATGTTCAGCATTCGCCAGAACGGTTGTTATAAATGGCGAGGACGACTGGGCTCCGTATTCGTTTGCCTCAAAGGATTATAAAAGCGTTGAAGGTCTGGCTCCTCAAATAGTGCGAGCAGCCTTTAAAGCCCAAGGTGTCACTGCAGTGATTCGTCCCGTTCCTTTTGCTCGATGCCTACATGAAGTCGACCAAGGAAAAGCCGTCGGTTGTTTTGACACTGTTATTAGTAGTGAAACCAAGGATAAATTCATCTTTCATCCGACTCCGCTTTTTAAGGCCGACATTGTCGTTTATGGCCCGTTAAGCGAAAATCCTCGGTCCTTCACTTACAAAGATCTTGAAGGAAAAACTGTTGGGATTACTAACGGCTACACTTATCCTACGGAACTCATCACCAACAAAAAAATCATTCATGCTCCCGGTCCTACCGAAAAGTCACAGGTAGAAAAAGTAGCGAACGGCAGAATCCAATATGCGGTTTTATGGGGCCTTACTGGCATGCATCTATTAAAAGAACGTCCTGATTTAGCTTTGAAAGTAAAACCTTTGGGAGTCATCTCTTCCACGAATCTGTATTTAAGTTTCTCTAAAAAACATAAAGACGGCGCAAAATACGCAGACATTTTAGAAAAAGGTCTGGGGAAAATTATTGCAGACGGCACCTACGAGCGAATCCTGAAGGATTTCAACGCTCGCTATAACCTACAAGATTAATTGTTATCTAAAAGCACTTTGAAGTTCTCTAATGGACGTCCTATAACTGCCACGCCCTTTCCTTGCAGAATGGGACGTTCCATTAAATGCGGTTCTTTAGAGAGTCTATATGCCACTTCTTCTGCAGAATTAACATCAAACGGAGCTTCAGTAAAATCATGTTCCTTTGTTCGCACTAACGAAGATAGCGAGCAATTCAGTTCGGAAATTAATCCTGTAAGCTCTTCTTGTGTAAGTGGATTTTTAATATAGTTGATGATGTGAAAGTTCACTCCTGTTGTTTCTAACAGAGTTAAAGCTTCGCGACTCTTGCTACAATTGGGGTTGTGGTAAAGCTTCCATTGATTCATTTTGTACCTCACGACATCCTATTTATGATCGTATTTTACTAGACCGATGTCGACTTTTCATTCGCGATGTTAAAGCGAAGGTCTTTATTTAGTCGAGTTTAAAGTTCATCTGAACCTTGTTCAGTTCCGCCCTTGCTAAGGTGTTTTTTTTAAAACCCATGGAGGGCTTCACATGTCAAAATGGTCGAAGAAATATTTTACGGCACTAATGCTGTTTGGATTCTTATCGCCTGCATTAGTAAATGCTGGTGTAACTTCAGTGAGCGGCACGACAAACTACGGTCAGGTCACCATCGGCCAGTCAAAGACCACAACTTTCACTATTAAAAATATCGGCAGTCAGAATGTGCGTTTGGATAGCCACTGGTTTTCGGGCTCAACTGAATTTTCTAAAGTTGGCGGTACTTGCGGGTTCAACACGACAAGTGGATGGACTTTAAAGCGCGGCAAATCGTGCACTGTTTTAATTAAATATGCTCCGCAGGTTGCAGGAGCAGTTTCTGGAAAGTTCACTTTCGGTTACTACTTAGGATCTGGATGGACTTGGGAAGAAAACTCAATTTCCTACACTGGTACTGGCGCAAATCCTGTCGTTGTTAATCCAACACCAACACCAACACCGACACCGACTCCTGTTCCCGCAACAGGCTGGTTGAATGTTGTTGGCAACAAAATCGTAAATGCAAATGGACAGACAGTGATTCTGAAAGGTGTGAACATCGCCGATCCAGAGCACTTAAATTTAAAAACGTGGGAGCGTCCTGGAGTTTCTGCTCGCAGTGTTGCGAACTTAGCTACAGACACATACAAAGCTAAAGTTATTCGTTTGCCGATTCTTCCTGGGGATCCAGCGTATCCAAACGAAGGTTTCTTCAGTGCTACGAATGGTTGGGATAAATACTTCAATAACCATATCGCGCCGTTGGTGACTGAGCTTACTAACAAAGGCATCTACGTTATCATCGACCTTCACTATGTTAGCAACTACGACACGCTTTATTCCAAAGTGGAAGCATTCTGGAAATACATGGCGCCGAAGTTTGCGAACAATCCTTACGTGATTTACGAAATGTTCAATGAGCCAATCTATCCAGACAACTGGTCTACTTGGCGTACAACGATTGCTCAGCCAATCGCGAACTTGATCCGCAGTTATGCACCAAACAACTTGTTACTTGTTGGTGGTCCATACTGGTCATCACACATCGCAGGAGCTGCTACTGATCCGGTTCTAGGTAAAAACATTGTTTACGTAGCGCACGTGTATGCGAATCAAACAATTTCGATGTGGGATTCTCGTTACGGTGCCGTTGCTGATAAATATCCTTTATTCATCACAGAGTGGGGATTTG
This is a stretch of genomic DNA from Bdellovibrio reynosensis. It encodes these proteins:
- a CDS encoding cellulase family glycosylhydrolase; this translates as MSKWSKKYFTALMLFGFLSPALVNAGVTSVSGTTNYGQVTIGQSKTTTFTIKNIGSQNVRLDSHWFSGSTEFSKVGGTCGFNTTSGWTLKRGKSCTVLIKYAPQVAGAVSGKFTFGYYLGSGWTWEENSISYTGTGANPVVVNPTPTPTPTPTPVPATGWLNVVGNKIVNANGQTVILKGVNIADPEHLNLKTWERPGVSARSVANLATDTYKAKVIRLPILPGDPAYPNEGFFSATNGWDKYFNNHIAPLVTELTNKGIYVIIDLHYVSNYDTLYSKVEAFWKYMAPKFANNPYVIYEMFNEPIYPDNWSTWRTTIAQPIANLIRSYAPNNLLLVGGPYWSSHIAGAATDPVLGKNIVYVAHVYANQTISMWDSRYGAVADKYPLFITEWGFESGGTEGGDITYGQNFETWMRNRGLSWTVWSFDILWGPRMFNSDWTLKPGPGGMGVFVRDLLAQ
- a CDS encoding substrate-binding periplasmic protein, which gives rise to MLQLALFLIANLILCSAFARTVVINGEDDWAPYSFASKDYKSVEGLAPQIVRAAFKAQGVTAVIRPVPFARCLHEVDQGKAVGCFDTVISSETKDKFIFHPTPLFKADIVVYGPLSENPRSFTYKDLEGKTVGITNGYTYPTELITNKKIIHAPGPTEKSQVEKVANGRIQYAVLWGLTGMHLLKERPDLALKVKPLGVISSTNLYLSFSKKHKDGAKYADILEKGLGKIIADGTYERILKDFNARYNLQD
- a CDS encoding DEAD/DEAH box helicase — translated: MKFEKFHLSEDLVRNLNDNGFFRTTDIQYKAIPSIMKGEDVLAIAQTGTGKTAAFAIPIINEIHSNKSSKRSLGIKCLVMVPTRELAQQIGEVFNRLSKHTKVKPFAVFGGVEQDAQIKKLEDGIDILIATPGRMFDLISQGFIDISHIETLVLDEADHMLDLGFIEDIESIKRKITRRHQTLFFSATINPEIKKLAFSQVRSNAIRIQVSPEDPVSKNVAHFVMFVEMDDKRFFLAEYLKQNEEGKFIIFVRTRVRAERVAKALERAEIQSLTIHGGNDQADRAEVMKAFRNGDCKVLIATDVSARGIDIPDVTHVINYDLPEKPENYVHRIGRTGRGFNKGIAVSFCSQEEKPLLEDVETLLTKKIEEIKVSKNSYQAIVAQPDLGLSLQEMVLAEEARFSKGKKKK
- a CDS encoding DEAD/DEAH box helicase, which codes for MNTFPDFGLLPSLIKTLKTLKIYTPTEIQRNAIPLLMSGQSVVGVSETGSGKTLTYALPILHLLKSFENEGNSVTEAAMPRAIVLVPSRDLGEQVSKVFKQYTHDTRLRVRPVLGGTTFEQSRRSIEGAFEILLATPGRLTQLMEKDLINFSDVRMIVFDEADQMLDDGFLTESEMIVKACPDDIPLALFSATVSKRVQELMTSLFEKAEVVRSSGAGKVVKTLKTKNETVIDGLRWPIFEKLLKQKPEGGTIVFTNTREQCDKLAAEIEKKGFACVVYRGEMDKGQRRSNLNSFRKGEVNLLVSTDLAARGLDLDHVGRVINFHLPQDMENYLHRAGRTARAGKEGLVVNLVTERDLNLIAKLEGKGVKELKTRFKDKNGKRLHAPEELRKPKVAKAKTKSAKPAQENGAKAKPGFKPKFKPKSQARSFT
- a CDS encoding ArsC/Spx/MgsR family protein, which encodes MNQWKLYHNPNCSKSREALTLLETTGVNFHIINYIKNPLTQEELTGLISELNCSLSSLVRTKEHDFTEAPFDVNSAEEVAYRLSKEPHLMERPILQGKGVAVIGRPLENFKVLLDNN